In Synechococcus sp. KORDI-100, a single window of DNA contains:
- the proB gene encoding glutamate 5-kinase: MTLWVLKLGTSLLRGDAASAIEGYCDCIASAIERGDRVVLVTSGAVGLGCQQLQLDQRPDRVVALQAAAAIGQGHLMALYDQAMARHGISVAQVLLTRSDLADRRRYTNASSTLMQLLEWGVMPVINENDALSPAELRFGDNDTLSALVAAAVTADQLILLTDVDRLYSADPRTDAHAQPIPDVRHPRELQELEAVAGEGGRWGTGGMTTKLAAARIATASGITVHLADGRDASRLDQLLKGGRGGTVFHPSGHPLGNRRSWLAHVLQPVGELHLDDGACRAIRDRGASLLQVGLTGIRGEFEANQPVTLRDPEGNELGRGLCSRTSHELQQALQASVRDGASPVVVHRDVLVLSDQYRS; this comes from the coding sequence ATGACGCTGTGGGTGTTGAAGCTGGGGACAAGCCTGCTGCGGGGAGATGCTGCATCCGCTATTGAGGGCTACTGCGACTGCATTGCGTCGGCCATCGAACGTGGTGATCGGGTTGTCCTGGTGACCAGTGGGGCCGTCGGTCTCGGTTGTCAGCAATTGCAGCTGGATCAGCGTCCTGATCGGGTGGTTGCTCTGCAGGCAGCCGCAGCGATCGGTCAGGGGCACCTGATGGCCCTTTACGACCAGGCGATGGCCCGCCACGGCATCTCCGTGGCCCAGGTGTTGCTGACCCGTTCCGATCTTGCCGATCGTCGCCGCTACACCAATGCGTCAAGCACGCTTATGCAGTTGCTCGAGTGGGGGGTGATGCCCGTCATCAACGAGAACGATGCGCTGTCACCGGCGGAACTCCGCTTCGGGGACAACGACACCCTTTCGGCTCTGGTGGCCGCAGCCGTGACCGCTGATCAGCTGATCCTGCTGACCGATGTGGATCGTCTGTACTCGGCGGATCCTCGGACGGATGCCCACGCACAACCGATTCCGGATGTTCGCCATCCCCGGGAACTGCAGGAGCTTGAGGCTGTTGCCGGCGAAGGGGGGCGTTGGGGAACCGGAGGGATGACCACCAAGTTGGCGGCTGCACGAATCGCCACGGCGAGCGGAATCACGGTGCATTTGGCCGATGGACGTGACGCGTCACGTCTTGATCAGCTGCTCAAAGGTGGGCGGGGTGGCACTGTCTTCCATCCCAGCGGCCACCCCCTTGGCAATCGGCGCAGCTGGTTGGCCCATGTGCTGCAGCCCGTGGGTGAACTGCATCTTGATGACGGAGCCTGCCGGGCGATCCGTGACCGGGGCGCCTCGTTGCTGCAGGTGGGCCTGACCGGTATCCGGGGGGAGTTCGAAGCGAACCAGCCGGTCACGCTTCGTGATCCGGAGGGCAATGAGCTGGGTCGTGGCCTCTGCTCCCGGACCAGCCATGAGCTGCAGCAGGCCCTGCAGGCTTCCGTCAGGGACGGTGCGTCACCCGTCGTGGTGCATCGCGATGTACTCGTCCTGAGTGATCAGTATCGGTCGTGA
- the lpxD gene encoding UDP-3-O-(3-hydroxymyristoyl)glucosamine N-acyltransferase: MRFSTLITALQQGQAGLKRAEAAGDPWLASAAALDQACSDQLSFLEKGNALTVALGNSSVGAVLLPDQEDLIAIALERGQAFAVLADPRLAFAESLELLHPRRRPQAGVHASAVLDERAVIEPGVSIGPRVCVGADSRIGAGSVLHPGVVIYDDVIVGENCELHANAVLHPGSRLGRACVVHSNAVVGSEGFGFVPTAQGWRKMPQTGLVVLEDGVEVGCGSTIDRPSVGETRIGAGSKIDNLVQVGHGVTMGRGCALASQVGIAGGARLGHGVILAGQVGVANRAVIGDRAIASSKSGIHGEVAAGEVVSGYPAIPNRLWLRCSAAFSKLPEMAKLLRELKRSTAQ, translated from the coding sequence ATGCGTTTCAGCACACTGATCACGGCTCTGCAGCAGGGCCAGGCTGGTCTCAAACGTGCTGAAGCGGCCGGAGATCCATGGCTCGCAAGCGCTGCTGCTCTCGATCAGGCCTGCTCTGATCAGCTCAGCTTTCTGGAGAAAGGCAACGCTCTCACCGTTGCTCTCGGCAACAGTTCGGTCGGTGCCGTGTTGTTGCCGGATCAGGAGGACCTGATTGCCATCGCCCTGGAGCGTGGTCAGGCTTTCGCGGTTCTTGCCGATCCCCGTCTCGCTTTTGCCGAGTCGCTGGAGCTGTTGCACCCACGTCGTCGTCCCCAGGCCGGGGTTCACGCCAGTGCCGTGCTGGATGAGCGCGCGGTGATCGAGCCTGGGGTGTCCATTGGCCCTCGTGTCTGCGTCGGGGCTGACAGTCGGATCGGCGCCGGCAGCGTGCTCCACCCCGGCGTGGTGATTTACGACGATGTGATCGTCGGTGAGAACTGTGAACTGCATGCCAACGCTGTTCTGCACCCTGGCTCGAGGCTTGGCAGAGCCTGCGTGGTTCATTCCAATGCGGTCGTCGGGTCGGAAGGATTCGGGTTCGTGCCAACCGCCCAGGGTTGGCGAAAGATGCCGCAGACCGGTCTGGTGGTTCTTGAAGACGGTGTTGAGGTGGGCTGTGGCAGCACCATCGACCGTCCTTCAGTCGGGGAAACCAGAATTGGTGCCGGCAGCAAGATCGACAATCTTGTGCAGGTTGGCCATGGCGTGACCATGGGCCGTGGATGCGCCCTCGCCTCCCAGGTGGGCATCGCCGGAGGGGCCAGGCTTGGTCATGGAGTGATCCTTGCGGGGCAGGTTGGCGTCGCCAATCGGGCGGTGATCGGTGATCGTGCGATTGCCAGCTCCAAGAGTGGGATCCATGGCGAAGTCGCTGCTGGAGAGGTCGTCAGCGGTTATCCAGCGATTCCCAATCGGCTCTGGTTGCGTTGTTCAGCGGCCTTCAGCAAGCTTCCGGAGATGGCGAAGCTGCTTCGGGAGTTGAAGCGCAGCACCGCTCAGTAG
- the leuB gene encoding 3-isopropylmalate dehydrogenase — MTAVARRLLEAVSERHGFSLTFDEQLIGGAAIDGTGEPLPATTLEACRAADAVLLAAIGSPRFDSLPRGKRPESGLLALRSGLKLFANLRPVKIVPALMEASTLRPEVIEGVDLMVVRELTGGIYFGQPKGRIEADGDIRGFNTMTYSGSEVDRIAKVAFEIAQERRGRLCSVDKANVLDVSQLWRDRVDAMALAYASVDVSHMYVDNAAMQLVRDPRQFDVLLTGNLFGDILSDEAAMLTGSIGMLPSASLGSDGPGLFEPVHGSAPDIAGQDKANPMAMVLSAAMMLRIGLKQAEAAEALEQAVDRVLAEGYRTGDLLSEGCTAVGCSAMGDHLLKAL; from the coding sequence ATCACGGCTGTTGCCCGCAGGCTTCTCGAGGCCGTGAGCGAACGGCATGGTTTCAGCCTCACGTTTGATGAGCAGCTGATCGGTGGTGCTGCCATCGATGGCACCGGGGAACCATTGCCCGCTACCACTCTCGAGGCATGTCGAGCTGCCGATGCCGTGTTGCTGGCGGCGATCGGCAGCCCTCGATTCGACAGCCTCCCGCGGGGCAAACGTCCTGAATCCGGTCTGCTGGCCCTGCGCTCAGGGCTGAAGCTGTTCGCCAATCTGCGTCCCGTCAAGATCGTTCCTGCCCTGATGGAGGCCAGCACGCTTCGGCCTGAGGTGATCGAGGGTGTCGATCTGATGGTGGTGCGTGAACTGACGGGAGGGATTTATTTCGGGCAGCCCAAGGGCCGGATCGAAGCGGATGGTGATATCCGTGGCTTCAACACCATGACCTATTCAGGCAGCGAAGTGGATCGCATCGCCAAGGTGGCCTTCGAGATCGCCCAGGAGCGGCGTGGACGGTTGTGCTCGGTGGACAAAGCGAACGTTCTCGACGTGAGCCAGCTCTGGCGTGACCGTGTGGATGCCATGGCCCTCGCTTACGCCAGTGTCGATGTGAGCCACATGTATGTGGACAACGCGGCGATGCAGCTGGTGCGCGATCCCCGTCAGTTCGATGTCCTACTCACCGGCAATCTCTTCGGTGACATCCTCAGCGATGAGGCTGCGATGCTGACTGGTTCGATCGGCATGCTCCCATCGGCATCTCTGGGCAGCGATGGGCCGGGGTTGTTTGAGCCGGTGCACGGCTCAGCGCCGGATATCGCTGGACAGGACAAGGCGAATCCCATGGCGATGGTCTTGTCTGCAGCGATGATGCTGCGCATCGGTCTTAAGCAGGCTGAGGCGGCTGAGGCGTTGGAGCAGGCCGTGGATCGAGTGCTCGCAGAGGGATACCGCACGGGTGACCTGCTCTCTGAGGGGTGTACGGCTGTGGGCTGCAGCGCCATGGGCGATCACCTGCTCAAGGCGCTTTGA
- a CDS encoding phosphoribulokinase gives MSKRHPVVAVTGSSGAGTSTVKRAFEHIFAREGITPAVVEGDSYHRYERTPMKEAMADALARGENFSHFGPEANLFNKLEELFRTYGETGGGQKRYYLHSPEEAKEHNARLGVDLGPGQFTPWEDIPSGTDLLFYEGLHGGVKSDGYDVAALADLLVGVVPITNLEWIQKIHRDNAERGYSAEAIVDTILRRMPDYINHICPQFSETDINFQRVPTVDTSNPFICRNIPSPDESFVIIHFRKGAREKWGIDFGYLLSMIHDSFMSSPTSIVVNGGKMGFAMELILTPIIHRMIEEKKNIG, from the coding sequence ATGTCGAAGCGTCACCCGGTTGTTGCTGTTACGGGTTCTTCCGGAGCTGGGACCAGCACCGTCAAGCGCGCCTTCGAGCACATCTTTGCCAGGGAAGGCATCACGCCGGCTGTCGTTGAAGGCGATAGCTACCACCGTTACGAGCGGACACCGATGAAGGAGGCCATGGCGGATGCCCTGGCCCGCGGCGAGAACTTCTCCCACTTCGGACCGGAAGCCAACCTCTTCAACAAACTGGAGGAACTGTTCCGCACCTACGGCGAAACCGGTGGCGGGCAGAAGCGTTACTACCTCCACAGCCCTGAGGAGGCGAAGGAGCACAACGCTCGCCTGGGAGTTGATCTGGGGCCTGGTCAGTTCACCCCTTGGGAGGACATTCCGTCAGGAACAGACCTTCTCTTCTATGAGGGGTTGCACGGCGGCGTCAAAAGCGATGGCTATGACGTGGCGGCCCTCGCCGACCTGCTGGTGGGTGTCGTGCCGATCACAAACCTGGAGTGGATTCAGAAGATCCACCGTGACAATGCCGAACGGGGCTACTCCGCTGAGGCCATCGTGGACACGATCCTGCGACGCATGCCTGATTACATCAACCACATCTGTCCTCAATTCAGTGAAACGGATATCAATTTCCAACGGGTTCCCACCGTTGATACGTCCAATCCTTTCATCTGTCGCAACATTCCCTCGCCTGACGAAAGCTTCGTGATCATTCACTTCCGCAAGGGAGCTCGTGAGAAGTGGGGCATTGATTTTGGTTATCTGCTGAGCATGATTCACGATTCATTCATGTCCAGCCCTACCAGCATTGTGGTCAACGGCGGAAAAATGGGCTTTGCGATGGAACTGATTCTCACGCCAATCATTCACCGCATGATTGAAGAGAAGAAAAACATCGGTTGA
- a CDS encoding A24 family peptidase: MQGLMLPLWLGLTGACVGSFTNVVAWRLPRDESVVHPGSHCPRCGHAIRWHDNLPVLGWLFLAGRCRDCRTPISWRYPAVEALSALLWLSSLLVGPAAGGGLPIWLQPWAGVVLVALLLPLVLIDLDHLWLPEPLCRWGLVIGLMFSSAAGVPLLADHLIAASLALLSLEGLSALGERLLGQPALGLGDAKLAALGGAWLGLPGIAAAMAVAVITGAVIGSIARLTGRLQARQAFPFGPFIALGIWLVWLAGPIWWWDQWLAMFRF, from the coding sequence ATGCAAGGGCTGATGCTGCCGCTCTGGCTGGGCTTGACCGGAGCCTGTGTGGGCAGTTTCACCAATGTGGTGGCCTGGCGCCTGCCCCGGGATGAATCCGTGGTCCACCCAGGCAGCCACTGTCCCCGCTGTGGTCACGCCATTCGCTGGCATGACAATCTCCCGGTGCTGGGATGGCTGTTCCTCGCGGGTCGCTGCCGCGACTGCCGGACCCCGATCAGTTGGCGCTATCCGGCGGTTGAAGCCCTGAGTGCCTTGCTCTGGCTCAGCTCATTGCTGGTGGGTCCTGCAGCGGGAGGGGGTCTGCCGATCTGGCTCCAGCCATGGGCTGGGGTTGTGCTGGTGGCGTTGCTGCTCCCCCTCGTCCTGATCGATCTGGATCATCTGTGGTTGCCCGAGCCCCTCTGCCGCTGGGGTTTGGTGATCGGGCTTATGTTCAGTTCGGCAGCGGGGGTGCCCCTGTTGGCAGACCATCTCATCGCTGCCTCGCTGGCGCTGCTGTCACTGGAGGGACTCAGCGCACTGGGGGAGCGACTTCTGGGCCAACCAGCCCTCGGCCTCGGTGATGCCAAGCTTGCTGCGCTGGGTGGTGCCTGGCTGGGGCTCCCCGGTATTGCTGCTGCCATGGCCGTTGCGGTGATCACCGGGGCCGTCATCGGCAGCATCGCCAGACTGACGGGGCGGTTACAGGCAAGGCAGGCTTTTCCCTTCGGCCCCTTCATCGCGCTCGGCATCTGGCTTGTCTGGCTTGCCGGGCCGATCTGGTGGTGGGATCAGTGGCTGGCGATGTTCAGGTTCTGA
- a CDS encoding GUN4 domain-containing protein: MNFKTSKTFIGLGFIALAVCGFTWQQHASHNNHSGHIFRHDPSEKYLKLKELLENNQWKDANTAIAEIALDVTGRNNEGWIDANAASRFPCPDLHYIDNLMMVHSNGQFGLSAQREVYQQLQEATTETDQSVRFQDFAERVGWFRNGQFVAYQNLVFEPRLAPRGQLPVKIPDSAVRIPFKSRDSTPDRPRSFDALIQRLDQCTPKRT, encoded by the coding sequence ATGAACTTCAAAACCAGCAAAACGTTCATCGGCCTGGGGTTCATCGCACTTGCTGTTTGTGGATTCACCTGGCAGCAACATGCCAGCCACAACAACCATTCAGGCCATATCTTCCGCCACGATCCATCAGAGAAGTACTTGAAACTCAAAGAGCTTCTCGAAAACAACCAATGGAAAGATGCCAACACCGCCATCGCAGAGATTGCTCTGGATGTCACGGGTCGCAACAACGAAGGGTGGATTGATGCCAATGCAGCTTCGCGTTTTCCCTGCCCGGATTTGCATTATATCGATAATCTGATGATGGTGCATTCAAATGGTCAATTTGGCCTGTCTGCGCAGCGGGAGGTTTATCAGCAACTACAGGAAGCAACGACGGAAACAGATCAATCCGTCAGATTTCAGGATTTTGCAGAACGGGTTGGCTGGTTCAGGAATGGGCAGTTTGTTGCTTATCAAAATCTGGTATTTGAGCCCCGGCTTGCCCCAAGGGGACAATTGCCGGTGAAGATTCCGGATTCCGCTGTCCGCATACCTTTCAAGTCCAGAGACAGTACGCCGGATCGCCCCCGCAGCTTTGATGCTCTGATTCAACGTCTGGATCAATGCACGCCGAAGCGAACTTGA
- the feoB gene encoding ferrous iron transport protein B: protein MTITAPPNQFQNDSPREPKNKPKRVAFIGQPNTGKSTLFNKITKAGAGVANWPGLTVDLMRAELNLNDQVVEFVDLPGIYDLDGFTDDEKVVQTFLETNSVDLVVVVLNAVQVDRQIRIPLQLKALGLPIIVILNMADEAKRFNVGIDLVKLQKNLNVPTHAISAKYGTGCDKAYESILSSLETVDQSVTIDSVVEYFKEHPTQQAELDQVIEGSINMPAVNITTLTNRIDRWLLHPGFGLPIFFATMFLVFWFIWSIGIPTADPVDELTGWFQESLLEPALSPFPSIVQDFVVEGPFSGIATVFSFVPLVALFFVVMTALEDSGYLSRAAYLIDVLMEKCGLDGRAFVLQLMGFGCNVPAVMGTRVMRSRAMRLLSMLIIPFSLCSARLQVFVFILAVILPGPSGAMALFGLYIMSFVVAYLIATIFNFTGQFKNEEPFVVELPPYRIPTAKQVFFNVWNEMKSFMTKVMMFMILGTTITWFLTNFPEGSAEGIDSYAGQLGSFFAPVMNPIGISPFLTVSLIIGFVAKEVQLAALATVYGLSNDALQAQLAMDLTLAQGFSYLLFSLLYIPCLTTLGTIFGESKSIKFTVFSATLSLCVAWVISFSFYNIFNLIF from the coding sequence ATGACAATTACAGCTCCGCCGAATCAATTCCAAAACGATAGTCCACGAGAACCGAAAAACAAACCAAAACGCGTTGCTTTCATCGGTCAACCAAACACGGGAAAATCAACTCTTTTCAACAAAATCACAAAGGCCGGCGCAGGTGTAGCGAATTGGCCTGGTCTGACGGTTGATTTGATGCGAGCCGAATTAAATCTGAATGATCAAGTAGTTGAGTTCGTTGATCTTCCTGGCATCTATGATCTTGATGGATTTACAGACGATGAAAAAGTTGTCCAAACATTCTTAGAAACCAATTCTGTCGACCTCGTGGTGGTGGTTTTAAACGCTGTTCAGGTTGATCGACAGATCAGGATCCCCCTTCAACTAAAAGCATTGGGATTGCCGATCATCGTCATTCTGAATATGGCCGATGAGGCTAAGAGATTCAATGTGGGAATTGATCTTGTTAAACTTCAAAAAAATCTAAACGTTCCTACGCACGCAATAAGCGCAAAATATGGAACTGGCTGCGATAAGGCTTATGAATCAATTTTATCTTCTCTTGAGACAGTTGATCAAAGCGTCACCATTGACAGCGTCGTTGAATATTTCAAGGAACATCCAACCCAGCAGGCCGAGCTTGATCAGGTGATCGAGGGATCGATCAACATGCCCGCCGTCAACATCACGACGTTGACCAATCGTATTGATCGATGGCTGCTGCATCCTGGTTTTGGGTTGCCGATCTTTTTTGCAACCATGTTCCTCGTGTTTTGGTTCATCTGGTCCATCGGTATTCCAACAGCCGATCCTGTCGACGAACTAACTGGATGGTTTCAGGAATCTCTGCTCGAACCAGCCTTAAGCCCCTTCCCCTCAATTGTTCAGGACTTCGTTGTGGAGGGACCCTTTTCAGGGATTGCAACCGTTTTTTCATTTGTACCGCTTGTTGCTCTTTTCTTTGTTGTGATGACGGCTTTGGAAGACAGTGGATATCTGTCCAGAGCTGCCTACTTGATTGATGTTCTGATGGAAAAATGCGGGCTGGATGGAAGAGCATTTGTTCTGCAATTAATGGGTTTTGGCTGCAATGTTCCTGCCGTCATGGGAACACGTGTGATGCGATCCAGAGCAATGAGACTGCTTTCGATGTTAATAATTCCCTTCTCATTATGTTCAGCAAGGCTACAAGTTTTTGTCTTTATTTTAGCTGTTATCTTGCCTGGCCCTTCAGGCGCGATGGCCTTGTTCGGTCTTTACATAATGAGCTTTGTCGTTGCTTATCTGATCGCGACAATCTTCAACTTTACAGGCCAATTCAAGAATGAAGAGCCCTTTGTGGTTGAGTTACCACCTTACAGAATACCGACGGCAAAACAGGTTTTTTTCAATGTCTGGAATGAAATGAAATCATTCATGACCAAAGTCATGATGTTCATGATTCTGGGTACAACCATAACTTGGTTTCTGACAAATTTCCCTGAAGGTTCAGCAGAAGGTATTGACTCTTACGCCGGTCAACTCGGAAGTTTCTTCGCGCCGGTGATGAATCCAATTGGAATCAGTCCTTTCCTGACCGTTTCACTGATCATCGGTTTTGTTGCCAAGGAAGTCCAGCTTGCAGCTCTTGCGACTGTCTATGGGTTGTCGAATGATGCACTTCAAGCCCAGCTGGCAATGGATCTCACACTCGCTCAAGGATTCAGCTATCTCCTATTCAGCCTTCTTTATATTCCCTGCCTTACAACTCTTGGAACAATCTTTGGGGAATCAAAATCGATCAAGTTTACAGTGTTCTCAGCCACACTCTCCTTGTGCGTTGCTTGGGTCATAAGTTTCTCATTTTACAACATTTTTAACCTCATTTTTTAA
- a CDS encoding FeoA family protein, translating to MVLRHFSSVPEDFRVVEFDLDSNSSPLTLDKLQIGEIGIIHQISSNNSTVEDGLRTRLIAMGLIENKTILVMKKAFMGGPIAIRVGSTTELAIRRSEAKNVILKPQIYSQAN from the coding sequence ATGGTTCTTAGACATTTCTCATCAGTTCCGGAAGATTTCAGAGTCGTCGAATTCGACCTGGACAGCAATAGTTCACCACTGACTCTGGACAAGCTTCAGATCGGTGAAATCGGTATCATTCACCAAATTTCAAGCAATAATTCAACGGTCGAAGATGGCCTGCGAACACGACTGATTGCAATGGGACTCATTGAAAATAAAACAATCCTTGTCATGAAAAAGGCATTCATGGGCGGCCCCATTGCAATCAGAGTTGGTAGCACCACAGAGCTAGCCATCAGACGTTCAGAAGCAAAAAATGTAATCTTGAAACCACAAATTTATTCACAAGCAAACTAA
- a CDS encoding ferritin gives MTSHTAAINDHLALEFQASHAYLAMSIWLREKDLIGFSDYMLEKSIEERGHASRMIAYLVDSERKVQLPTIQSPEREFQTVKHLFETVYTMEKQVTESINNIYTLSEQEGDRAATAMLDWFIEEQVKEESEARFVLKRLRLADSNTAALILLDQQFLDGTLLANVKAGGAFSAGSTATGNGTGAA, from the coding sequence ATGACGTCACACACAGCTGCGATCAACGATCATCTAGCTCTTGAATTTCAAGCTAGTCATGCATATCTGGCCATGTCAATCTGGCTTCGCGAGAAAGATCTAATCGGGTTCTCTGATTATATGCTTGAAAAGAGTATTGAAGAACGTGGACATGCCTCAAGGATGATTGCTTATCTCGTCGACAGTGAGCGCAAAGTACAACTACCAACCATTCAATCTCCAGAGCGAGAGTTTCAAACAGTTAAGCATCTATTTGAAACAGTTTATACAATGGAGAAACAAGTCACGGAATCAATTAACAACATTTATACATTGTCAGAGCAAGAAGGTGATCGTGCCGCAACCGCAATGCTCGACTGGTTCATTGAGGAGCAGGTAAAAGAGGAATCTGAAGCACGTTTTGTATTAAAAAGATTACGACTAGCTGACTCTAATACGGCAGCACTAATACTGCTTGATCAACAATTTTTAGATGGAACATTGCTTGCCAATGTCAAAGCTGGTGGAGCATTTAGTGCAGGATCCACAGCAACTGGCAATGGGACTGGGGCGGCTTGA
- a CDS encoding iron uptake porin has translation MALAVAGTCGLSQPVSAEIVDLESVNRYVSGKASARDQVTSITQFSDVYPTDWAYQALASLIERYGCIAGYPNGTFRGNRAMTRYEAAALLNACLDRITEVTDELRRLIKEFEKELAIIRGRVDGLEARVGELKATQFTTTTKLDGLATFVVGANRFKGSAGRLGDENNGRYGATVFNYDLQLNLETSFTGKDMLTTVLRSGNFDEDGSPFGSGGPSGLATLETAFQEGDEPNRVAIEKIYYSFPIGDSLTLTVGPLVGQEDMLALWPSTYPTDPILEVMTMNGAPAAYNENLGAGAGISWELENGFRMSANYVSANGALGNSDEGGIATDQSGSSATVQLGWEAENWNIAAIYSKIQNGHDLIPYITPFVDDHSYGKGTTSAFGLAGSWSPEDSGWIPSVSAGWGYNSMNTDKRGQAETSQSWSVGLEWNDVFLLGNNAGMAVGQPVFATSLRGGGSAADGQFIWEWWYQFQVTDNISITPALFYLSRPLGENTPSDKTFQQLGGLVKTTFTF, from the coding sequence ATGGCGCTTGCTGTTGCAGGAACCTGCGGATTGAGTCAGCCAGTATCCGCTGAAATTGTCGATCTTGAGTCGGTCAATCGTTATGTTTCTGGCAAGGCATCGGCTCGAGACCAGGTCACCAGCATCACCCAGTTCTCTGACGTCTACCCGACCGACTGGGCTTACCAGGCTCTCGCCAGCTTGATCGAGCGCTACGGCTGTATCGCCGGTTACCCAAACGGCACCTTCCGCGGCAACCGGGCCATGACCCGTTACGAGGCAGCTGCCCTTCTCAACGCCTGTCTCGACCGCATCACTGAGGTCACCGACGAACTGCGTCGTCTGATCAAGGAATTCGAAAAAGAACTCGCCATCATCCGCGGCCGCGTCGATGGCCTCGAGGCCCGCGTCGGCGAACTGAAAGCAACCCAGTTCACCACCACCACGAAACTGGATGGACTGGCCACATTTGTGGTGGGTGCGAATCGCTTTAAAGGGTCTGCTGGTCGGCTTGGAGATGAGAACAACGGCAGATACGGCGCCACCGTTTTCAACTATGACCTGCAGCTCAATCTCGAGACTTCCTTCACCGGTAAGGACATGTTGACAACCGTGCTGCGCTCAGGAAATTTTGATGAAGACGGCAGTCCTTTTGGGAGTGGTGGCCCCTCAGGACTCGCAACCCTGGAAACAGCCTTCCAGGAAGGAGATGAACCCAACCGAGTGGCGATTGAAAAAATTTATTACTCCTTTCCAATCGGTGATTCCCTCACACTCACTGTCGGTCCACTTGTCGGTCAGGAGGACATGCTCGCATTGTGGCCGAGCACTTACCCCACTGATCCGATTCTTGAAGTGATGACGATGAATGGTGCCCCTGCTGCTTACAACGAAAATCTTGGTGCAGGTGCGGGGATCAGCTGGGAGCTTGAGAATGGTTTCAGAATGTCGGCAAATTATGTTTCCGCAAATGGAGCATTAGGTAACAGTGATGAAGGTGGTATCGCCACCGATCAGTCTGGAAGCTCCGCGACTGTTCAGCTGGGTTGGGAGGCTGAGAACTGGAATATTGCCGCGATCTATTCAAAAATTCAAAACGGTCATGATCTGATCCCTTACATCACTCCTTTTGTTGATGATCATTCTTACGGGAAGGGAACAACCAGTGCCTTTGGCCTGGCTGGTTCATGGTCCCCTGAAGACAGCGGCTGGATTCCCTCCGTGTCCGCAGGTTGGGGCTACAACAGCATGAACACCGACAAACGTGGACAGGCGGAAACCAGTCAGTCCTGGAGTGTTGGCCTTGAATGGAATGATGTTTTCTTGCTGGGAAACAACGCTGGCATGGCCGTTGGCCAACCGGTTTTTGCCACCAGCTTGCGTGGGGGTGGTAGCGCTGCTGATGGGCAGTTCATCTGGGAGTGGTGGTATCAGTTCCAGGTGACAGACAACATCAGCATTACTCCTGCACTTTTTTACCTTTCACGTCCTCTCGGAGAAAACACGCCGTCTGACAAGACCTTTCAGCAATTGGGCGGTCTGGTCAAGACGACCTTCACATTCTGA
- the accD gene encoding acetyl-CoA carboxylase, carboxyltransferase subunit beta, with protein MSLFDWFADRRKGQFVGKVNQESDEGDGLWSKCPECGQVVYMKDLKANASVCTNCGYHHRIDSQERIAVIADPGSFEALNEELIPTDPLLFKDRRAYADRLRESQAGTGLNDAVVTGLCRVEGIAMALAVMDFRFMGGSMGSVVGEKITRLVEQATERHLPLLIVCASGGARMQEGMLSLMQMAKISGALERHREAELLYMPLLTHPTTGGVTASFAMLGDLILAEPKALIGFAGRRVIEQTLREKLPDNFQTAEYLQDHGFVDAIVPRVQLRSTLARLLRLHGCRALELASA; from the coding sequence ATGTCACTCTTCGACTGGTTTGCGGATCGCCGCAAAGGTCAGTTCGTCGGCAAGGTGAATCAGGAGTCCGACGAGGGGGATGGGCTTTGGAGCAAATGTCCTGAGTGTGGCCAGGTGGTCTACATGAAGGATCTCAAGGCCAACGCCAGCGTTTGCACCAACTGTGGGTACCACCACCGCATTGACAGTCAGGAGCGCATCGCGGTGATTGCCGATCCGGGAAGTTTTGAGGCGCTCAACGAAGAACTGATTCCCACCGATCCGCTGTTGTTCAAAGACCGGCGTGCCTATGCCGATAGGTTGCGCGAAAGCCAGGCGGGAACGGGGCTGAACGATGCCGTCGTCACAGGGCTTTGTCGGGTTGAGGGTATCGCCATGGCACTGGCGGTGATGGATTTTCGCTTCATGGGTGGCTCCATGGGATCCGTGGTGGGGGAGAAGATCACACGCCTGGTGGAACAGGCCACCGAGCGTCACCTTCCCCTCTTGATCGTTTGCGCCTCCGGAGGTGCCCGCATGCAGGAGGGCATGCTCAGCCTGATGCAGATGGCCAAGATTTCTGGGGCACTCGAGCGTCACAGAGAGGCAGAACTCCTGTACATGCCCTTGCTCACCCATCCGACAACGGGCGGTGTGACGGCGAGTTTCGCCATGCTCGGAGATTTGATCCTGGCTGAGCCGAAGGCGTTGATCGGTTTCGCCGGGCGTCGTGTGATTGAGCAGACCCTGCGCGAGAAACTTCCCGACAATTTCCAGACGGCTGAATATCTCCAGGATCACGGTTTTGTTGACGCGATTGTGCCGCGCGTCCAGCTGCGCAGCACTCTGGCTCGACTGTTGCGATTGCATGGTTGCCGGGCCCTGGAGCTGGCCAGCGCATGA